TGATAAGGTGGAGCGCAGCATTCTCGAAGCGGCCGAGGCAAAGTATGCAGCGAGCCTCGAAGAGGTTGCCGCCAAGGAGAAAGAAATTTCAGACCTCAACGAACAGATCGCTGATTTGGAGAAGCTCAAGGACCGAGCCCAAGTCACTAAAGTCAGGGCCAAATATTCTTCGCTAGCTGATCAGTTCGAGAGCTTGTGTGAGGCTGCAGGCAAGGCCCTGCGAAACGTCGAGCTTGCGACGTCCGATTTGCTTTTCCACGAGCGGGGCGGCCCGGGAAAGCCGGTGATGGACGCTGATTGGTATGAGTCGGCCAATAAAGCGGCGGCCAATCAGGAAATTTCGACGGATGACGGATACAGCGTCTGCACTGATCACCCGCGGGTGCGAAAGGCGGAAGCAGCACTCGACTCTCTCGGGTCTTTCATAGATCGGCTGCCAGATGGACAGCTTCAGGACGATTTCGAGGACGAGCACGAGTTTCCGCTGAATCTCTCCAACAAGGAATTCTGGAATTTTCTCCGCTAAGATCTCCCATGCCCTCCCTCGCTCCCAAACTTCGCAAGGATCTCGAAAATGCCGTGAAACGGGCGCGCCGTGTCGCGGAGGCGGGCGCGGTGAAGGCGCTCGAACAGCTCGCGGTCGGACACCATGAGCCGTGGGGCAGCATGAAGGACCCGGCGCTCCGCCGTCTGCGCAACCGGCTGCGCGCGCACGGGCAGCAGCTCGGCGATGCCCGTGATGCCCAGCGGGGCACGCAGTCCATCACCCGGTTGAAGGGCGAGGTCGCCTACGAGCACTGGCACCGCATGCTCTTCGCTCGCTACCTCGCGGAGAATGATCTCCTGATCGAGCCCGAGTCGGGTCAGGCCATGACGATGGACGAGTGCCGCGAACTCGCCCGCGAGCAGGGCAAGGACTGGCTGCCGCTCGCCTGCGGTTTCGCTCAGCAGATGCTGCCCGAGATTTTCCGGCAGGGTGACCCGGTGCTCGAAGTCGCGCTCCCGCCGGAGACGCGTTCGGAATTGGAGGACGTGCTGAATGAGCTGCCGCGCGAGGTGTTTGTCGCCTCCGACAGCCTCGGCTGGGTCTATCAATTCTGGCAGGCCGACCAGAAGGAAGCGGTCAACAAGTCGGAGAACAAGATCGGCGCCGATGAGCTGCCGGCCGTCACGCAGCTGTTCACCGAGGACTACATGGTGGACTTCCTGCTCGATAACACGCTCGGCGCGTGGTGGGCCGGCAAGATCCTCGCCGCGAATCCCGCGCTGGCCGAGAACGCCCAGAGCGAAGCCGAACTCCGCGAAGCGTGCGCGCTGCCCGGCTGCCCGTGGACCTACCTCCGCTTCGTCCGGCCTGCCTCCGACCCTCAACCCTCAACCCTCAACTCTCAACCAAGCTGGCATCCTGCTGCCGGCACCTTTCCCGGCTGGCCGAAGCTGGCGAAGGAACTGACCTGCCTCGATCCCTGCATGGGCAGCGGGCATTTCGTCGTCGCGATGTTCGAGCGCCTGGTCGCGCTGCGGATCGCCGAGGAAGGGCTCGATGAGAAAGCCGCTGTCAGCGCGGTCATCCGCGACAACCTGTTCGGACTGGAACTCGACCCGCGGTGCACCCAGATCGCGGCCTTCAATCTCGCGCTCGCAGCGTGGCGGCGCGTGGGACACTGCGCGTTGCCGCCGATGCATCTCGCGTGCTCCGGCCTCGCGCCCAACGCCCGTGAATCGGATTGGCTGAAACTCGCTGGTGAGAGCGACAAGCTTCAGCGAGGCATGGCGCGACTTTATCGCCTGTTTCAAAACGGACCAGTGCTCGGGAGTCTCATCAATCCCCGGGCCGGTGGTGAAGGCAATCTGATCGAGGCGGGATTTCAGGAGCTACACCCGCTCCTGGCGAAGGCGCTAGCGGAGGAATCGTCGGATGACTCCGCACTGGAGATGGCCGTGACCGCGCAAGGTATTGCCAAGGCCGCGGAAATTCTTGCCGGTCAGTTCACGCTCGTCGCCACCAACGTGCCTTACCTCGGACGAGGCAATCAGGAGACAATTCTACTGGATTATTGCGAACGAGTTCACCCCGAGGGAAGCGCTGACCTCGCTACCTGCTTCGTCGAACGCTGCCATGCGTTCGCACGTGACGGAGGAAGCGCTGCGCTAGTCACTCCACAGAGTTGGCTATTCTTGGCGGCCTACAAAAAGCTAAGGAAACGGCTGTTGAACTATACCGAGTGGAACGCAGTAGCACGATTGGGCGCTCACGCGTTTGAGACAATTGGCGGCGAAGTCGTAAACGTGTCATTGATTGTTCACAGTTGCCGAACACCAATGCCCCCTCAGTCCTTCATCGGATTGGATGTAGCCGCGGACGATTCACCCGTCGCGAAAGCGAAGTCGCTTCTCGGTGCAGCGGGCTCTTTGACTAGCCAGCGGCAGCAATTGAGTAATCCAGACTGGATTATTCAGTTGGGTGCCGAATCCGGGCTCACGCGTGTGAAGGAATTTGCGTTCGTGCGGGGCGGCATAACATCGAGCGATTCACCGTATTTCCGCCGGCACTTCTGGGAGGTGAACACACGAGATAGCCGCTGGGCCTTCCAGCAAGGCACCGTCTGGGGAACACACGATTACTCAGGGCGCGAGCTTGTTCTACTCTGGGAAGACGGTGCTGGCGTTTTGTGCAAACGAGCCGCTGGTAACGGGGCAACCATCGCGGGACGAGATGCGTGGGGCCGATTTGGAGTGGCGATATCAAAAATGAGTGATCTCCATGTGACACTTTATTCTGGGGAGATTTTTGAAAACGTCGCTTTCGTCTTGGTTCCGCGTAATCCGGACGACCTGCCTGCCCTCTGGAGTTTCTGCTCCTCGCAGAATTTTAAGCAAGCGGTCCGACAAGTTAACCAGGGACTATGCGTCGACCCGGGTTACTACGAGAAGGCGCCCTTCGACCTACCGCACTGGCAGAAAGTGGCGGCAGAGAAATTTCCGCACGGGTTGCCGAAGCCGTTTTCCAGCGACCCGACGCAATGGCTCTTCAACAGCCACCCAGCAGGCTCGGACGAGCCGCTGCAGGTCGCCGCGGCCCGCCTTGTCGGCTATCAGTGGCCGCGCCAGACGGGATCGAGCTTCCCGGATTGTCCGGCCCTCGGTCCGGACGGTTTGGAGAAACTGGCCGACAAGGACGGCATCGTGTGCCTCTCCGCCACGAAGGGCGAGGCGCCCGCCGCGGATCGGTTGAATGCCGTGCTGGCCGCCGCGTTCGGGGCCGAGTGGTCCGCCGCCAAGGCCCGTGAACTCATCGCCGCCACCGGCTCCTCGGCCAAGTCCCTTGCGGAGTGGTTGAGCGACGATTTTTTTGCCCAGCACTGCGAGCTGTTCCACCAGCGTCCCTTCGTCTGGCACATTTGGGACGGCCTGCGCGGCGGCTTCAGCGCGCTCGTCAACTATCATCGCCTAGCGGGACCGGACGGCGCGGGCCAGCGCACGCTCGAAAAACTCATCTACACCTACCTCGGCGACTGGATCGACTCCCAGCGCAAGGCCAAGAGCGACGGCGTGGAAGGCGCCGACGCGCGCCTCACCGCCGCCGAGCACCTGCGGGCACAGCTTGAGCTGATCCTGAAAGGCGAAAAGCCCTTCGACCTCTTCGTCCGCTGGAAACCCCTGCATGCGCAGCCCATCGGCTGGAATCCCGACATCAACGACGGCGTCCGCCTCAACATCCGTCCGTTCATGACCGCCAAGCCCCTGAGCGCCCGCGGCAAAAACGCCTGCATCCTCCGCGTGCCTCCCAAGGGCATCAAGT
This window of the Candidatus Didemnitutus sp. genome carries:
- a CDS encoding TIR domain-containing protein; protein product: MSRPTIFLSHSSADEKLVEELSDLLATGCGIRGDQIIITTLPGQGIPAGNPNYIAWLQDRLADSALVILLLSPNYFESKFCLCEMGAAWGLKMPCFPLVVPPLKKSEVKAVMAVSQNLNIDDESCLDELRDQVRDLLKSELKTAIWTVKRDAFLKKLPGILKKLPQPDKVERSILEAAEAKYAASLEEVAAKEKEISDLNEQIADLEKLKDRAQVTKVRAKYSSLADQFESLCEAAGKALRNVELATSDLLFHERGGPGKPVMDADWYESANKAAANQEISTDDGYSVCTDHPRVRKAEAALDSLGSFIDRLPDGQLQDDFEDEHEFPLNLSNKEFWNFLR
- a CDS encoding N-6 DNA methylase; this encodes MPSLAPKLRKDLENAVKRARRVAEAGAVKALEQLAVGHHEPWGSMKDPALRRLRNRLRAHGQQLGDARDAQRGTQSITRLKGEVAYEHWHRMLFARYLAENDLLIEPESGQAMTMDECRELAREQGKDWLPLACGFAQQMLPEIFRQGDPVLEVALPPETRSELEDVLNELPREVFVASDSLGWVYQFWQADQKEAVNKSENKIGADELPAVTQLFTEDYMVDFLLDNTLGAWWAGKILAANPALAENAQSEAELREACALPGCPWTYLRFVRPASDPQPSTLNSQPSWHPAAGTFPGWPKLAKELTCLDPCMGSGHFVVAMFERLVALRIAEEGLDEKAAVSAVIRDNLFGLELDPRCTQIAAFNLALAAWRRVGHCALPPMHLACSGLAPNARESDWLKLAGESDKLQRGMARLYRLFQNGPVLGSLINPRAGGEGNLIEAGFQELHPLLAKALAEESSDDSALEMAVTAQGIAKAAEILAGQFTLVATNVPYLGRGNQETILLDYCERVHPEGSADLATCFVERCHAFARDGGSAALVTPQSWLFLAAYKKLRKRLLNYTEWNAVARLGAHAFETIGGEVVNVSLIVHSCRTPMPPQSFIGLDVAADDSPVAKAKSLLGAAGSLTSQRQQLSNPDWIIQLGAESGLTRVKEFAFVRGGITSSDSPYFRRHFWEVNTRDSRWAFQQGTVWGTHDYSGRELVLLWEDGAGVLCKRAAGNGATIAGRDAWGRFGVAISKMSDLHVTLYSGEIFENVAFVLVPRNPDDLPALWSFCSSQNFKQAVRQVNQGLCVDPGYYEKAPFDLPHWQKVAAEKFPHGLPKPFSSDPTQWLFNSHPAGSDEPLQVAAARLVGYQWPRQTGSSFPDCPALGPDGLEKLADKDGIVCLSATKGEAPAADRLNAVLAAAFGAEWSAAKARELIAATGSSAKSLAEWLSDDFFAQHCELFHQRPFVWHIWDGLRGGFSALVNYHRLAGPDGAGQRTLEKLIYTYLGDWIDSQRKAKSDGVEGADARLTAAEHLRAQLELILKGEKPFDLFVRWKPLHAQPIGWNPDINDGVRLNIRPFMTAKPLSARGKNACILRVPPKGIKWDKDRGKEPERPKADFPWFWSWDGTTDDFKGGATFDGNRWNDCHYSLATKQAARERRGTK